From Carassius gibelio isolate Cgi1373 ecotype wild population from Czech Republic chromosome B23, carGib1.2-hapl.c, whole genome shotgun sequence, the proteins below share one genomic window:
- the LOC128011450 gene encoding uncharacterized protein LOC128011450 — protein MDGIEEQTRKLQTEINEMRVLLHQGDVESMSRQELKEDIERKEKHLAELLKMEAATELSLPRRSERPSVLTEKMLAYQKDEMMKKDRKLMSLYEQWKGLIRTSRESLKTDLSEHELCVMADDIEKGLNDMMKVYSEIRERTMPSSETRRKMDSCEAVTKDIMKILNERITAIDGDFDVSRERQRLHQLLSHQYAHSIYGTASQSSVSKQSDTSSIAVKRIDAAAELAVKEAEYKIVQEEIKQRKKMKDIESELERLKAEKEMQAARAKLEIYDREMNMDVDSQQIQPNNIPFSVDHQSVHEAPAPSSGLPPLMPQNNVSIHMSSHTVNNPNPQIVTQTPLTDISQLAQAIQNSIAINRIPVPMLTVFSGDPINYIEWKASFSSLVDCKDISPADKLHLLKRYVTGPAKNCLEGTFFRSDEEAYKDAWQKLDQRYGPPFIVQRAFRDKLSKWPKISSKDAEGLRTFSDFLNACLQATPYVKGLEILSDCEENQKLLQKVPDWLAARWNRHVTVTLMDGKDFPSFKDFAQFVAVEAEIACNPITSSYALHSCNASNEKRSTKDSKPNRSTQVFTTQATVQNNKARTSYTKVKVPCMFCKDETHQLSKCSNFLDHPLEEKRTYVKDNKLCYGCLKVGHNVKDCRHRHTCDICEGRHPTCLHNDNYKAYERSQSYGNTTPSTPNETAAVTALNISKVGQSSSTSMIVPVWVSTVQSPSKEQLVYALLDTQSDSTFVCEELSKQLRADTHPVKLKLTTMLGVHSIVKSHRVTGMRVRGYDSDICIDLPPSYTKDFIPVNYDNIPTSDTAKQWPHLTEIADKIPPLLSCDVGLLIGFNCPRTLAPRQVLLGEGEEPYAIRTDLGWSIVGGSAPELNETQLSLCHRITIKELPIVTPMDVINVLESDFKDTTASDNTVSQEDLIFLDKLKGGIRKNEQGHYEMPLPFRQRPHLPNNRKLAEIRLEHLKRKFNKDESYKRDYIAYMKDMTERNDVEEVHNEGKQGERWYIPHHGIYHPKKPNKLRVVFDCSAKHNGTSLNDYLLQGPDLINNLTGILLRFRQHPVALMCDIEKMFHQFHVQSCDRDYLSFLWWKNGNTETQPQVYRMKVHLFGATSSPGCANYGLRYLAKEHCHTHPAGSEFMERDFYVDDGVTSTDTVEKAIQLAQEATEICKQGGLRLHKFISNSPAVLQSIPPSERAIEIKIKDLTFKDMPQERALGIKWNVERDCFRFDNTLKDQPATRRGILSTVASIYDPLGFLAPFVLHGKRILQEMCHQGINWDDSLPEALRPRWESWQRDFANLDKVNITRCYFPASFGELKEIELHHFSDASTSGYGQCTYLRAKNVKEEIHCSLVIAKARVSPTKLTTIPRLELTAAVVSVSVSNMLRDELCYAQIKEYFWTDSRVVLGYVNNEVRRFHTFVANRVQKIRQSTNPQQWFYVPSEENPADSASRGKSVTELLSSNWFTGPSFLWERDLPTPQSLELELSLGDPEVRKTQAMLTNVTETYSLAERLSKFSSWSKAVKAVARLIRRAKKVKSDAPATVSEQESAVHVIIQDVQKYTYGKEIKLLNKGNQLPHHNKLFHLDIFRDTDGLIKVGGRLSSSKDSFKHPIVIPKEHHVTKLIIAHCHDKVKHQGKGFTTNEIRSSGYWIPGMSRTVSSFIRQCIICRRLRKAPEGQRMSDLPAERLEPSPPFTYCGMDCFGPFVTTEGRKQHKRYGLLFTCFCSRAIHIELLEDLSTDTFINALRCFISIRGEIRQIQCDQGTNFVGAKNEFKTALSELDTQRLSTYLSQKQCDFVMNAPHSSHAGGVWERQIRTVRSVLNTTLSLAHGRLNDASLRTLFYEAMAIVNSRPLTVDNLNSPDSLEPLTPNHLLHMKSSTTLPPPGVFSKEDLYGAKRWRRVQFLTEQFWCRWRREYLQNIIARQRWHSPKRNLREGDIVLDIDELSPRGEWRLARVLETISSKDGLVRRVKISFGDRRLNNKGQRSNKLTSVERPVQKLILILECS, from the coding sequence ATGGACGGTATCGAAGAGCAAACACGTAAGCTACAaactgaaatcaatgaaatgAGAGTTTTATTACATCAAGGAGATGTAGAGAGCATGTCAAGACAGGAATTGAAGGAAGATATTGAAcgtaaagaaaaacatttagcCGAACTTCTTAAAATGGAGGCTGCGACCGAGTTATCGTTACCCAGGCGTTCAGAGCGGCCTAGTGTGCTAACGGAGAAAATGCTAGCCTACCAAAAAGACGAAATGATGAAAAAGGACAGAAAGTTGATGAGTCTCTACGAACAATGGAAAGGGCTAATCAGAACATCCAGAGAAAGCTTAAAAACTGACTTATCAGAGCACGAGTTGTGTGTAATGGCCGATGATATTGAAAAGGGTTTGAATGACATGATGAAGGTGTACAGTGAAATAAGGGAGCGTACTATGCCATCCTCTGAAACAAGACGCAAAATGGACTCTTGTGAAGCAGTAACTAAGGACATTATGAAAATACTTAATGAACGTATAACAGCAATAGACGGTGATTTCGATGTAAGTAGAGAAAGGCAGCGCCTTCATCAGCTACTGTCACATCAGTATGCCCACTCCATCTACGGCACCGCTTCTCAGTCTAGCGTCAGTAAGCAGTCTGACACTTCAAGCATCGCAGTCAAAAGGATTGATGCAGCGGCGGAGTTAGCTGTAAAGGAAGCAGAATATAAGATTGTGCAGGAGgaaattaaacaaagaaaaaaaatgaaagatataGAATCCGAACTTGAGCGTTTAAAGGCAGAAAAGGAAATGCAAGCTGCTCGCGCAAAACTTGAGATCTACGACAGAGAAATGAACATGGACGTGGACAGTCAGCAAATACAACCAAACAATATTCCTTTCTCTGTTGACCACCAATCTGTTCATGAAGCGCCAGCTCCCTCTAGTGGCTTACCTCCGTTAATGCCACAAAACAATGTGTCTATCCATATGTCAAGTCACACGGTGAACAACCCAAACCCTCAAATTGTAACTCAAACGCCTCTCACAGACATTTCTCAGTTGGCCCAAGCAATTCAAAACAGTATAGCTATAAACAGAATCCCAGTGCCAATGCTTACAGTGTTCAGCGGAGATCCAATTAACTACATTGAATGGAAGGCTTCATTCTCTTCACTTGTCGACTGCAAAGACATCTCACCTGCTGATAAGCTGCACTTGCTTAAAAGGTATGTCACAGGCCCAGCTAAAAATTGTCTTGAGGGCACATTCTTTCGCAGCGATGAAGAGGCATACAAGGACGCATGGCAAAAACTTGACCAACGTTATGGACCGCCCTTTATCGTCCAGAGAGCTTTCAGAGACAAACTGTCAAAATGGCCTAAAATAAGCTCGAAAGACGCTGAAGGATTAAGAACATTTTCagactttttaaatgcatgtctCCAAGCCACACCATACGTAAAAGGCCTAGAAATACTAAGTGACTGTGAGGAAAATCAAAAGTTACTACAGAAAGTTCCTGACTGGCTGGCAGCCCGCTGGAATCGACATGTCACAGTTACACTTATGGACGGCAAGGATTTTCCCTCTTTTAAAGACTTTGCACAATTTGTGGCAGTCGAAGCGGAGATCGCATGCAACCCGATCACTTCGTCATATGCTCTACACTCATGCAACGCATCTAACGAGAAAAGGTCCACAAAAGACTCAAAACCAAACAGATCCACACAAGTCTTCACAACGCAAGCCACGGTACAAAACAACAAGGCAAGGACAAGTTATACAAAGGTAAAGGTACCCTGCATGTTTTGCAAAGATGAAACCCATCAGCTGTCAAAATGCTCTAACTTTTTAGATCATCCCTTAGAAGAGAAACGCACATATGTTAAGGACAATAAACTGTGCTATGGATGCTTAAAGGTGGGTCATAATGTCAAAGATTGTCGCCATCGTCACACTTGTGACATTTGCGAAGGAAGGCATCCCACTTGTCTGCACAATGACAATTACAAGGCATATGAAAGGTCTCAAAGCTATGGAAACACCACTCCAAGCACTCCAAATGAGACTGCGGCAGTCACAGCTCTCAACATATCTAAGGTGGGTCAGTCAAGTAGCACATCCATGATTGTTCCTGTGTGGGTGTCTACGGTTCAGAGCCCGTCCAAAGAGCAATTAGTTTACGCACTACTAGACACACAGAGTGACAGCACATTTGTCTGTGAAGAATTAAGCAAACAGCTACGAGCGGACACGCACCCCGTAAAGTTAAAGCTAACTACCATGCTGGGTGTTCACTCTATTGTTAAGAGTCACAGAGTAACTGGAATGCGTGTGAGGGGTTATGACTCAGACATTTGCATCGACCTACCCCCCTCATATACCAAAGATTTTATCCCAGTTAACTATGACAACATACCCACTAGTGACACAGCAAAGCAATGGCCCCACCTGACAGAAATTGCTGATAAGATACCACCTCTTCTGAGTTGTGATGTTGGACTCCTTATAGGATTTAACTGTCCCAGAACTTTAGCTCCAAGACAAGTTCTACTAGGAGAAGGTGAGGAGCCATATGCTATCCGCACGGACCTAGGGTGGAGTATCGTTGGAGGCTCCGCACCAGAGCTCAATGAAACTCAGTTAAGTTTGTGTCATCGAATCACAATAAAGGAATTACCCATTGTAACTCCCATGGACGTGATTAATGTGCTAGAGTCAGATTTTAAGGACACAACGGCAAGTGACAACACAGTCTCACAAGAGGATCTCATCTTTTTGGACAAACTCAAGGGAGGAATAAGGAAAAACGAACAAGGACACTATGAGATGCCTCTTCCTTTCAGACAAAGGCCACACTTGCCCAACAACCGAAAGCTTGCTGAAATCCGACTCGAACACTTAAAGCGAAAGTTCAACAAAGATGAAAGTTATAAAAGAGACTATATAGCTTACATGAAAGACATGACCGAAAGGAATGATGTCGAAGAAGTACACAATGAAGGAAAACAAGGTGAGCGATGGTACATTCCCCATCACGGGATTTATCACCCCAAAAAGCCCAATAAACTACGTGTTGTGTTCGATTGTTCAGCCAAACACAATGGTACAAGTCTAAATGATTATCTTCTCCAAGGGCCAGACCTGATTAACAATCTAACCGGCATCCTCCTTCGGTTCAGACAACATCCTGTTGCTTTAATGTGCGATATAGAGAAGATGTTTCACCAGTTTCACGTTCAGAGTTGCGACAGAGATTACCTGAGTTTTCTGTGGTGGAAAAACGGCAACACAGAGACTCAGCCACAGGTATACAGGATGAAGGTACATCTTTTCGGTGCGACATCATCTCCAGGGTGCGCAAATTATGGTTTAAGGTATTTGGCTAAAGAACACTGTCACACACACCCTGCAGGATCTGAGTTCATGGAAAGGGACTTTTATGTGGACGATGGAGTCACAAGCACAGATACAGTTGAAAAGGCAATACAGCTCGCACAAGAGGCCACAGAGATATGCAAGCAAGGAGGGCTCCGTCTACACAAATTTATCTCAAACAGCCCTGCTGTTCTACAAAGCATCCCACCATCTGAACGTGCAATAGAGATAAAAATAAAGGACTTGACATTCAAAGACATGCCACAAGAAAGGGCCTTAGGCATCAAATGGAACGTTGAAAGAGACTGTTTCAGATTTGATAACACTTTAAAGGACCAACCAGCAACACGTCGAGGTATTTTATCTACTGTTGCATCCATCTACGACCCCCTTGGCTTCCTGGCGCCATTCGTGCTTCATGGAAAAAGGATCTTGCAGGAAATGTGTCATCAAGGTATCAACTGGGACGACTCTCTGCCAGAAGCACTGAGGCCAAGGTGGGAGAGCTGGCAACGTGACTTTGCCAACTTAGACAAGGTAAACATAACTCGCTGTTACTTTCCTGCTAGTTTCGGAGAACTTAAAGAAATAGAGTTGCACCACTTTTCTGATGCGAGTACGAGTGGTTATGGACAATGCACCTATTTAAGAGCCAAAAACGTTAAAGAGGAGATCCACTGTTCATTAGTAATAGCCAAAGCCCGTGTTTCTCCTACCAAGCTAACTACAATCCCCAGACTCGAGCTAACTGCAGCTGTAGTTTCAGTCTCAGTTAGTAACATGTTGAGAGATGAACTCTGCTATGCTCAAATCAAAGAGTATTTCTGGACTGATTCAAGAGTAGTTTTGGGATATGTAAACAATGAGGTACGGCGTTTCCACACTTTTGTAGCGAATAGGGTCCAAAAGATTCGCCAAAGTACAAACCCTCAGCAATGGTTTTACGTGCCATCTGAAGAGAATCCAGCCGATAGTGCATCTAGGGGTAAATCCGTCACTGAGCTTCTCTCGTCTAACTGGTTCACAGGCCCCTCCTTTCTCTGGGAGAGAGACCTGCCCACACCACAAAGTTTAGAGCTAGAATTGTCTCTTGGTGATCCAGAAGTCAGAAAAACACAGGCAATGTTAACCAATGTTACAGAGACATACAGCCTTGCAGAACGTTTGTCCAAGTTCTCGTCATGGTCCAAAGCAGTCAAAGCTGTAGCACGTCTCATAAGAAGGGCCAAGAAAGTTAAATCAGATGCGCCGGCTACAGTGAGTGAACAAGAAAGTGCAGTACATGTCATCATTCAGGATGTACAAAAATACACGTATGGAAAGGAGATAAAGCTATTAAACAAAGGCAATCAGCTCCCACACCACAACAAACTGTTCCACTTAGACATTTTCAGGGACACGGATGGTCTCATCAAGGTCGGAGGGAGACTTTCATCTAGCAAAGACTCTTTCAAACACCCTATCGTGATTCCAAAAGAACATCACGTGACTAAACTCATAATAGCTCACTGTCACGACAAAGTAAAACACCAAGGAAAAGGCTTCACCACAAACGAAATCAGATCCAGCGGCTACTGGATCCCCGGGATGAGCAGAACCGTTTCTTCTTTCATCCGCCAGTGTATCATTTGTCGTAGACTTCGCAAGGCTCCGGAGGGTCAGAGAATGAGCGACCTGCCAGCAGAACGCTTGGAGCCCTCTCCACCCTTCACATATTGCGGTATGGACTGTTTCGGCCCTTTTGTAACTACAGAAGGCCGAAAACAACATAAAAGGTATGGACTTTTGTTCACTTGTTTTTGCTCTCGCGCCATTCACATCGAGCTGTTAGAAGACCTATCCACTGACACATTCATTAATGCACTAAGGTGTTTCATTTCTATCAGAGGTGAAATTCGACAAATCCAGTGTGATCAGGGAACAAACTTTGTTGGCGCAAAGAATGAGTTTAAAACTGCCCTAAGTGAACTGGACACTCAAAGACTGAGTACTTATCTGTCCCAAAAGCAGTGCGACTTTGTGATGAACGCACCTCACTCCAGTCACGCAGGTGGAGTGTGGGAACGCCAGATAAGGACTGTCAGAAGTGTTTTGAATACTACTCTGTCACTTGCACATGGTAGATTAAATGATGCTTCACTAAGGACtttattttatgaagctatggcCATAGTAAACAGTCGCCCACTGACTGTAGACAATCTTAACAGCCCTGACAGCTTGGAGCCGCTTACCCCTAACCATCTGCTCCACATGAAATCCAGCACAACACTGCCCCCACCTGGTGTCTTCTCAAAAGAGGACCTCTATGGAGCAAAGAGATGGCGTCGTGTGCAGTTTTTGACTGAGCAGTTCTGGTGCAGATGGAGGCGTGAGTATCTGCAAAACATTATTGCCAGACAGCGCTGGCACTCACCAAAAAGAAATCTAAGAGAAGGTGACATTGTGTTGGACATTGACGAACTGTCACCCAGAGGTGAATGGAGACTCGCCAGAGTCCTGGAGACCATTAGCAGCAAGGACGGACTCGTGCGAAGAGTGAAAATCTCCTTTGGAGACAGGAGACTGAACAACAAAGGTCAACGCAGTAATAAGCTCACTAGTGTAGAGCGTCCTGTGCAAAAGCTAATTCTGATATTAGAATGTTCATGA